The following are encoded in a window of Flavobacterium sp. WC2421 genomic DNA:
- the murQ gene encoding N-acetylmuramic acid 6-phosphate etherase, translating to MTFTKTTEQSSKYEHLEKMSVHELLTNINQEDKTVPHAVEKALPQIETLVTQIVAKMKLGGRLFYIGAGTSGRLGVVDASECPPTFGVPFDLVVGIIAGGDMAIRRAVENAEDNNTQAWKDLQEQNINTNDVVIGIAASGTTPYVIGGLQACNENKIITGSISCNAGSPLSLTAQFPIDVVVGPEFVTGSSRMKAGTAQKLVLNMISTATMIQLGKVKGNKMVDMQLSNSKLVDRGVKMIMGEIPVTYEQGAELLKTYGSVRKAVDFYNNK from the coding sequence ATGACTTTCACAAAAACTACCGAGCAATCCTCAAAATACGAGCATCTTGAAAAAATGTCCGTTCACGAATTATTGACAAATATCAATCAAGAAGACAAAACTGTTCCTCATGCTGTTGAAAAAGCATTGCCACAAATAGAAACTTTAGTCACTCAAATTGTTGCTAAAATGAAGTTGGGAGGCCGACTTTTCTACATTGGAGCAGGAACTTCGGGACGATTGGGCGTGGTAGATGCTTCAGAATGTCCGCCTACTTTTGGTGTACCCTTTGATCTCGTGGTAGGAATTATTGCAGGTGGTGATATGGCGATACGCAGAGCGGTAGAAAATGCCGAAGATAATAACACTCAAGCTTGGAAAGATTTACAAGAACAAAATATAAATACCAATGATGTTGTAATAGGAATTGCAGCATCAGGAACAACACCTTATGTTATAGGTGGTTTGCAAGCCTGCAACGAAAACAAAATTATTACAGGTAGTATTTCATGTAATGCAGGAAGTCCACTTTCTCTTACGGCACAGTTCCCTATTGATGTAGTAGTAGGTCCAGAGTTTGTTACTGGAAGCTCAAGAATGAAAGCAGGAACAGCTCAGAAATTAGTATTAAACATGATTTCTACAGCTACGATGATCCAACTAGGAAAAGTAAAAGGAAACAAAATGGTCGACATGCAATTGAGCAATAGTAAACTGGTTGATCGAGGTGTAAAAATGATTATGGGTGAAATCCCAGTAACCTACGAGCAAGGTGCTGAGTTATTAAAAACATATGGCAGCGTGCGGAAAGCGGTAGACTTTTACAATAATAAGTAG
- a CDS encoding DUF6095 family protein, with the protein MATNKEMLSKGIKYLAWALPLLFIGPSLIYNAFMNKQNVWHYLVLAIGIMACIGAMYLMFLGLKTIMKGIFND; encoded by the coding sequence ATGGCAACAAATAAAGAGATGTTATCCAAAGGAATCAAATATTTAGCATGGGCTTTGCCGTTGTTGTTTATCGGTCCGTCTTTGATTTATAATGCCTTTATGAACAAACAAAACGTTTGGCACTATTTGGTTTTGGCAATTGGAATAATGGCATGCATTGGAGCAATGTATTTGATGTTTCTAGGTTTAAAAACAATTATGAAAGGCATATTTAACGACTAA
- a CDS encoding pentapeptide repeat-containing protein, which yields MEELIHIQKTFEKVVFIDKKVSNREFEDCTFKNCDFSNSNFSYNSFLDCEFIDCNLSMTKLSGTSMKSIQFRNCKLLGIQFEECDDFLFNVNFQECVLDYSSFANKKMPKTKFNSCSLQEVTFVGTNLTQAIFDDSNLEGAIFNNTQLAGADFSKASNFKIDPEFNPMKKAKFSTQGIIGLLDKYDIKIQ from the coding sequence ATGGAAGAATTAATACACATTCAAAAAACCTTTGAAAAAGTAGTCTTTATTGACAAAAAAGTAAGTAATCGAGAATTTGAAGATTGTACTTTTAAAAATTGTGATTTCTCAAATAGTAATTTCTCCTATAATAGTTTTCTAGATTGTGAATTCATCGATTGTAATCTATCGATGACAAAATTATCAGGAACAAGCATGAAAAGCATTCAATTTAGAAACTGCAAACTACTCGGAATTCAATTTGAGGAATGCGACGATTTCTTGTTTAATGTTAATTTCCAAGAATGTGTTCTCGATTATTCTTCCTTTGCCAATAAGAAAATGCCAAAAACAAAATTCAATTCTTGTTCGTTACAAGAGGTAACTTTTGTTGGTACTAATCTGACGCAAGCCATTTTTGATGATAGTAATCTAGAAGGCGCTATTTTTAATAATACGCAACTAGCGGGAGCTGATTTTTCGAAAGCCTCTAATTTTAAAATTGATCCCGAATTCAATCCCATGAAAAAAGCCAAGTTTTCTACACAAGGAATTATTGGACTTTTGGATAAATACGATATTAAAATTCAATAA
- a CDS encoding DUF1572 family protein has protein sequence METNQLYLESVKKQMHYYKTIGEKAINQLEPEQLFITSNDDSNSISTIVKHLSGNMLSRWTNFLTTDGEKEWRNRDLEFENEPQTKEEVLAIWNTGWDCFFKAIDSLLPEQLLQIIYIRNEGQTAMDAINRQLAHYPYHVGQIVFYAKQLKNTNWDSLSIPKNNSKEYNSEKFAQEKSIKHFTDAELKRLNK, from the coding sequence ATGGAAACGAATCAACTGTATCTTGAAAGTGTAAAAAAGCAAATGCACTATTACAAAACAATCGGTGAGAAAGCAATCAATCAATTAGAACCGGAACAGCTATTTATTACATCGAACGATGATTCTAATAGCATTTCGACAATTGTAAAACACCTTTCGGGAAATATGCTTTCGCGCTGGACCAATTTCCTAACGACCGATGGGGAAAAAGAATGGAGAAATAGGGATTTGGAATTTGAAAATGAACCACAAACCAAAGAAGAAGTATTAGCAATATGGAATACTGGCTGGGATTGTTTTTTTAAAGCAATTGATTCTCTGCTTCCGGAACAGCTTTTACAAATTATATACATTCGAAATGAAGGACAAACAGCAATGGATGCCATCAACAGACAATTGGCTCATTATCCGTATCATGTAGGTCAAATCGTTTTTTATGCTAAGCAATTAAAAAATACAAATTGGGATAGTTTATCCATCCCGAAAAACAATTCAAAAGAGTATAATTCGGAGAAATTTGCTCAGGAAAAGAGCATCAAACATTTCACTGATGCCGAATTAAAAAGACTAAACAAATAA
- a CDS encoding DNA topoisomerase IV — translation MKKILLLPVLLSIVSCYNVEHNCKDFKTGKFRFEYEVDGVKKVTLFERNDSIEIENFEGKIDTASIRWVNDCEYILKKLHPKNMAEEKSIDMKILSTSGNTYIFEFGIVGTAQKQKGTVTKLKD, via the coding sequence ATGAAAAAAATACTATTACTTCCTGTACTGCTCTCTATTGTGTCCTGTTATAATGTTGAACATAACTGCAAAGACTTTAAAACAGGGAAATTCCGTTTTGAATATGAAGTCGATGGGGTAAAAAAAGTAACCCTTTTTGAGCGAAATGACAGCATTGAAATTGAAAATTTTGAAGGTAAGATTGATACCGCATCTATTCGATGGGTAAACGATTGTGAGTATATTTTGAAGAAATTGCATCCAAAAAATATGGCGGAAGAAAAATCAATCGACATGAAAATTTTGTCAACATCAGGAAACACCTATATATTCGAATTTGGTATTGTAGGGACTGCACAAAAACAAAAAGGGACTGTTACTAAACTTAAAGACTAA
- a CDS encoding TerC family protein, whose product MEVFLNPDAWIALLTLTFLEIVLGIDNIIFISIATGKLPVESRKKATKIGMFLAMFMRIGLLFGINLLIQMKEPWFTIDLSWFSAGVTGQSLILLFGGLFLIYKSTNEIREKVDEKGHEEKELGKAATKSFQNVLLQIIMIDLVFSFDSILTAVGMTNGVHGAIYIMITAVVISVLIMMQFAVPVGTFVNNHPSIQILGLSFLILIGMMLLTESAHLSDALIFGSHVTPVPKGYLYFAISFSLFVEVINMKVTKKK is encoded by the coding sequence ATGGAAGTATTTTTAAATCCTGATGCTTGGATTGCCCTGTTAACATTGACTTTTTTAGAGATTGTACTTGGAATCGATAATATTATTTTCATTTCAATTGCTACGGGTAAACTGCCCGTTGAAAGCCGTAAAAAAGCCACCAAAATAGGAATGTTCTTGGCTATGTTCATGAGAATCGGTCTGTTGTTTGGTATTAATTTATTGATTCAAATGAAAGAACCTTGGTTTACGATTGACCTAAGTTGGTTCTCTGCTGGAGTAACGGGACAAAGTCTTATATTACTTTTTGGTGGATTATTTCTTATCTATAAAAGCACTAATGAAATTCGTGAAAAAGTAGATGAAAAAGGACATGAGGAAAAAGAACTGGGTAAAGCGGCTACAAAATCATTTCAGAATGTATTACTACAAATTATTATGATTGATTTGGTTTTCTCTTTTGATAGTATTCTAACTGCTGTAGGGATGACTAATGGTGTTCATGGTGCTATATATATCATGATTACCGCTGTTGTAATTTCGGTATTAATTATGATGCAGTTTGCCGTTCCTGTTGGGACATTTGTGAACAACCATCCTTCCATCCAGATTTTAGGACTTTCCTTTTTGATCTTAATTGGCATGATGCTACTCACTGAAAGTGCTCATTTATCGGATGCACTTATTTTTGGTAGCCATGTGACACCGGTCCCAAAAGGCTATTTGTATTTTGCCATTTCCTTCTCCCTTTTTGTAGAAGTCATCAACATGAAAGTAACTAAAAAGAAATAA
- a CDS encoding DUF294 nucleotidyltransferase-like domain-containing protein, producing MKNTISHRVADFLKNFPPFSFLHQREIEALSEQISIIYNEKDSVVFTENEETHNSFYIVHKGAVTLRNSFSNAVLDMCDEGDIFGLRPLIANENYKMEARTHEESILYAIPIAVFKPYALENKAVGNFLIESFASNTRNPYSKSHRGKLFGEASATETLDANKSILDIQPVKYSKKLVSCSASTTAKDIAETMTKKNVGAILVVENSLPIGIITDKDLRNKIVTGAFPITTTASVIMTTPVITYPKKMTVTQAQMAMMKSNISHLCITKDGTANTKAVGILSKHDVMVEIGNNPAVLIKAVKRAKKFKQIKPIRANIMQLLQGYLDQNIPMTLTSKIITELNDVCIKQVIAIALKKMKTPPPVKFAWLAMGSQGRSEQLLHTDQDNALMYEEVPEELSAETKSYFLELATHVNKGLFDIGYDYCPAEMMASNPKWCLSLSEYKDLVYHWITNPGKNEVLLSFIFFDYSLSYGDKELVNNLSDFIFENIKANPVFYIHLVSGALQSPSPTGFFRQLLVEQDGEHKDFFDIKRRALMPLADAARVLILSHSVKSISNSPERFEKLADLEPQNKELYLACSYSYKALLKFRTKQGLLHHDSGQFIALEALTKLEKIKLKRTFKTIKELQELITIRFNASNIL from the coding sequence ATGAAAAATACTATTTCCCATAGGGTTGCCGACTTTTTAAAAAACTTTCCCCCATTTAGTTTTTTACATCAAAGAGAAATCGAAGCCCTTTCTGAGCAAATATCAATTATATATAATGAAAAAGACAGTGTTGTATTTACTGAAAATGAAGAAACGCACAACAGTTTTTACATCGTTCACAAAGGAGCTGTAACCTTACGAAATAGTTTCAGTAACGCTGTTTTGGACATGTGTGATGAAGGTGATATTTTTGGGTTAAGACCACTTATAGCTAATGAGAACTATAAAATGGAAGCCCGAACTCATGAAGAAAGTATTCTGTATGCTATACCGATTGCCGTTTTTAAGCCCTATGCGCTTGAAAACAAAGCAGTAGGGAACTTTTTAATTGAAAGTTTTGCTTCAAACACACGCAACCCTTATTCCAAAAGTCATAGAGGGAAATTATTTGGTGAGGCTTCAGCAACTGAAACTTTGGATGCCAATAAAAGCATATTAGACATTCAGCCCGTAAAGTATTCAAAAAAACTAGTTAGTTGTTCTGCGTCAACTACAGCAAAAGATATTGCTGAAACCATGACTAAAAAAAACGTAGGTGCTATTCTTGTTGTCGAAAATTCACTCCCTATAGGCATTATAACTGATAAAGATTTAAGAAATAAAATTGTTACTGGAGCATTTCCCATCACCACAACTGCCAGTGTAATAATGACAACTCCTGTTATTACCTATCCTAAAAAAATGACCGTTACACAAGCGCAAATGGCTATGATGAAAAGTAATATTAGCCATTTATGTATTACCAAAGACGGTACTGCTAATACTAAAGCAGTGGGAATCCTATCCAAACATGATGTTATGGTGGAAATAGGTAATAATCCTGCAGTGTTAATAAAAGCAGTAAAAAGAGCTAAAAAATTCAAACAAATCAAGCCAATACGAGCTAATATAATGCAACTATTACAAGGATATTTAGATCAAAATATCCCAATGACTTTGACTTCTAAAATAATTACCGAATTAAATGATGTTTGTATAAAGCAAGTTATTGCCATTGCGTTAAAAAAAATGAAAACCCCTCCTCCTGTAAAATTTGCATGGTTGGCCATGGGAAGTCAAGGAAGAAGTGAGCAATTGCTACATACCGATCAAGACAATGCATTAATGTATGAAGAAGTCCCAGAAGAATTAAGTGCAGAAACCAAAAGCTACTTTTTAGAATTGGCAACACATGTCAACAAAGGCCTTTTTGACATTGGTTATGATTATTGTCCTGCTGAAATGATGGCTTCAAATCCTAAATGGTGTTTGAGTTTGAGTGAATACAAAGATTTAGTGTACCATTGGATTACTAATCCTGGAAAAAATGAGGTTTTATTGTCTTTTATCTTTTTTGACTATAGCTTGTCTTATGGAGATAAGGAACTTGTAAATAACTTGTCCGATTTTATTTTTGAAAATATAAAAGCCAATCCAGTTTTTTATATTCACTTAGTAAGTGGTGCATTGCAAAGTCCTTCCCCCACTGGATTCTTCAGACAACTTCTTGTAGAACAAGATGGAGAGCACAAAGACTTTTTTGATATAAAAAGACGTGCTTTAATGCCACTAGCCGATGCCGCTAGAGTATTAATTCTATCTCATTCTGTGAAATCCATAAGTAATAGTCCGGAGCGGTTTGAAAAATTAGCCGACTTAGAACCCCAAAACAAGGAATTGTATTTGGCTTGCTCCTATTCCTATAAAGCATTATTAAAATTCAGAACCAAACAAGGACTTTTACATCACGATTCGGGGCAGTTTATTGCTTTAGAAGCACTAACCAAATTAGAAAAAATAAAATTAAAACGAACTTTTAAAACCATTAAGGAACTTCAAGAGCTTATTACAATTCGGTTCAATGCTTCAAATATATTGTAA
- a CDS encoding PolC-type DNA polymerase III, with the protein MKKFLKKGQTVLLNFLGKSENPYEEELLSKDIDSTRFVILDTETTGFDYVKDRILCIGAVVLQNNTIAIQDSFEVYIQQEHYDKSTAKIHGILKEFALDKPNELEVLQQFLTFLGDSIIIAHHTVFDVTMINKALERNGLPLLTNKSLDTAVLYKKTLIVSHLFEIKDTYSLDELADKFDISIKDRHTALGDAYITAIAFLKIRKKLEAKKITTLKQLFK; encoded by the coding sequence ATGAAGAAATTTTTAAAAAAAGGCCAAACCGTTTTATTGAATTTTTTGGGTAAATCAGAAAACCCATATGAAGAGGAGTTGCTATCAAAAGACATTGACTCCACCCGTTTTGTAATATTGGATACGGAGACCACAGGATTCGATTATGTAAAAGATCGCATTCTTTGCATTGGAGCAGTTGTTTTACAAAATAATACAATTGCAATTCAGGACAGTTTTGAGGTTTACATACAACAGGAGCATTACGATAAATCAACAGCTAAAATTCATGGCATTTTAAAAGAATTTGCATTAGACAAACCTAATGAATTAGAAGTGTTGCAACAGTTTCTGACATTTTTAGGAGACTCCATTATCATTGCACATCATACCGTTTTTGATGTTACGATGATTAATAAAGCACTAGAAAGAAATGGATTACCATTACTAACTAATAAGTCATTAGACACAGCGGTACTTTATAAAAAAACGCTAATTGTTTCTCACTTATTTGAGATTAAGGATACCTATAGTCTGGATGAACTTGCGGATAAATTTGATATTTCTATAAAAGACAGACACACTGCATTAGGTGACGCCTATATTACAGCTATTGCTTTTTTGAAAATTAGAAAAAAATTAGAAGCAAAAAAAATTACAACTCTAAAACAATTATTTAAATAA
- a CDS encoding DNA gyrase/topoisomerase IV subunit A, which translates to MKDEEEENTNPENEDINSEDNSIDENQEEESDEIIKVDAKHFEGQHFYDNEEDGGDTITKVTGMYKDWFLDYASYVILERAVPAIEDGFKPVQRRIMHSLKELDDGRYNKVANVVGHTMQYHPHGDASIGDAMVQIGQKELLIDCQGNWGNILTGDSAAASRYIEARLSKFALEVLYSPKITDWGMSYDGRRAEPNNLPVKFPLLLASGAEGIAVGLSTKVLPHNFNELIDASVKILKGKPFTIYPDFMTQGIADVSNYNDGLRGGRVRVRAKIGQLDKNTLVITQIPFSTNTTTLIDSILKANDKGKIKIKKIEDNTAANVEILIHLYPGVSPDKTIDALFAFTACETSVAPLGCVIEDNKPLFIGVSHMLKISTNRTVQLLKSELEIQLSELEEQWHFLSLERIFIENKIYRDIEEKTTREDVIQAVDDGLKPHIKHLKRAITEEDILRLLDIRIMRISKFDSNKAQDKIEALEGNIEQVKHDLEHLIDFAIAYFVKLKEKYGKGRERQTELRVFDDIEATKVVLRNTKLYVNKEEGFVGTSLKKDEYVTDCSDIDDVIVFLRDGNMMVTKVDAKTFVGKDIIHIAIFDKSDKRTIYNVIYRDGKSGPSFIKRFNVSGVTRDKLYDLTNGTKGSQILYFTCNPNGEAEVVTIILRQVGSIKKLKFDIDFSKIGIKGRASKGNVVSKYPIKKIEIKEKGISTLLPRKIWFDDTVQRLNVDGRGELLGEFRPNDKILIIQQSGKLKVVIPELTTHFDTDMVVLEKWIPKKPISAIYFDGEKERYYLKRFLVETENKEENFITEHPNSQLEIVSTDYRPVAELIFPKIKGVQKESVTIDIEDFIAVKGFKALGNQLTTDKLKQVNLLESLPYEPPVEIKEEPIKSDDHNDDTDVHLDDDGQVILF; encoded by the coding sequence ATGAAAGACGAGGAAGAAGAAAATACAAATCCAGAGAATGAAGATATAAATTCAGAAGACAATTCAATTGATGAAAATCAAGAAGAAGAATCGGATGAAATAATCAAAGTCGATGCCAAGCATTTTGAAGGACAACATTTTTACGATAACGAAGAAGACGGTGGGGATACCATTACCAAAGTTACAGGAATGTACAAAGATTGGTTCTTGGATTATGCTTCTTATGTAATTCTAGAACGTGCCGTTCCTGCTATTGAAGATGGTTTTAAACCAGTGCAACGCCGTATTATGCACTCTCTAAAAGAGTTGGATGACGGTCGTTATAATAAAGTAGCCAATGTTGTAGGTCACACCATGCAATATCACCCTCACGGAGATGCGAGTATTGGTGATGCTATGGTACAAATTGGACAAAAGGAACTGCTGATTGACTGCCAGGGAAACTGGGGGAATATCCTTACTGGTGATAGTGCTGCTGCTTCTCGTTACATTGAAGCCCGATTGTCAAAGTTTGCTTTGGAGGTTTTATACAGCCCAAAAATTACCGATTGGGGAATGTCTTATGATGGAAGAAGAGCAGAACCAAACAATCTTCCAGTAAAATTCCCATTACTATTGGCTTCTGGAGCGGAGGGGATTGCTGTAGGTCTTTCGACCAAAGTTTTGCCACATAATTTTAATGAATTAATTGATGCTTCGGTAAAAATATTAAAAGGTAAACCGTTTACGATTTATCCTGATTTTATGACTCAAGGTATTGCCGATGTTTCCAATTATAATGATGGATTGCGCGGAGGTCGTGTGCGTGTGCGTGCCAAAATTGGGCAACTAGATAAAAACACATTGGTGATTACCCAAATTCCGTTTTCTACAAATACGACTACCTTAATAGATAGTATTTTGAAAGCGAATGATAAAGGGAAAATCAAAATCAAAAAAATTGAGGATAATACCGCTGCCAATGTTGAAATCCTAATTCATTTGTATCCTGGTGTTTCTCCTGATAAAACGATTGATGCGTTATTTGCCTTTACGGCTTGTGAAACTTCGGTAGCACCTTTAGGTTGTGTAATTGAAGATAACAAACCTTTGTTTATTGGTGTTTCCCATATGTTGAAAATTTCAACAAACAGAACGGTTCAATTATTAAAAAGCGAACTGGAAATTCAATTAAGCGAACTAGAAGAACAATGGCATTTCTTGTCTTTGGAACGTATTTTTATCGAAAACAAAATCTATCGTGATATTGAGGAAAAAACAACTAGAGAAGATGTTATTCAGGCCGTTGATGATGGATTGAAACCGCATATAAAACATTTAAAACGAGCAATTACCGAAGAAGATATTCTGCGTTTGTTGGATATTCGAATCATGCGTATTTCTAAATTTGATAGCAATAAAGCACAAGATAAAATTGAAGCCTTAGAAGGAAATATTGAGCAAGTAAAGCATGATTTAGAACATTTAATTGATTTTGCTATTGCTTATTTTGTCAAGCTGAAAGAGAAATACGGAAAAGGGAGAGAACGCCAAACTGAACTTCGAGTTTTTGATGATATTGAAGCGACCAAAGTAGTATTGAGAAACACTAAATTATATGTCAATAAAGAAGAAGGATTTGTAGGAACCAGCTTGAAAAAAGACGAGTATGTTACAGATTGTTCAGATATTGATGATGTCATTGTTTTTTTACGTGACGGAAACATGATGGTGACCAAAGTAGATGCTAAAACTTTTGTGGGTAAAGACATTATTCACATTGCTATTTTTGACAAAAGTGACAAGCGTACTATTTACAATGTGATTTATCGTGATGGAAAATCGGGGCCTTCTTTTATTAAACGATTTAATGTTTCGGGAGTTACTAGAGATAAATTATATGATTTAACCAATGGTACCAAAGGGTCACAGATTCTTTATTTCACCTGTAATCCAAATGGAGAAGCTGAAGTAGTGACTATAATTTTACGTCAGGTGGGAAGTATTAAAAAACTGAAATTTGATATTGATTTTTCTAAAATTGGTATAAAAGGACGTGCTTCTAAAGGAAATGTGGTTTCTAAATATCCGATTAAGAAAATTGAAATTAAAGAAAAAGGAATCTCAACGTTATTACCAAGAAAAATTTGGTTTGATGATACAGTACAACGTTTGAATGTTGATGGTAGAGGAGAATTATTGGGTGAGTTTAGACCAAATGATAAAATCTTGATTATACAGCAATCTGGAAAATTAAAAGTAGTCATTCCGGAATTAACCACTCATTTCGACACGGATATGGTAGTGCTGGAAAAATGGATTCCTAAGAAACCAATATCTGCAATTTATTTTGATGGTGAAAAAGAGCGTTATTACTTAAAACGTTTCTTGGTGGAAACCGAAAATAAAGAGGAAAACTTCATTACAGAACACCCAAATTCCCAATTGGAAATTGTATCAACGGATTATCGTCCCGTTGCCGAATTAATTTTTCCAAAGATTAAAGGAGTTCAAAAAGAAAGTGTAACTATTGATATCGAAGATTTTATTGCTGTCAAAGGATTTAAAGCACTTGGAAATCAATTAACAACAGATAAACTAAAACAGGTAAACTTATTAGAATCATTACCTTACGAACCTCCTGTAGAAATTAAAGAGGAACCGATTAAAAGCGATGATCACAATGATGATACTGATGTACATCTTGATGATGATGGCCAAGTTATTTTATTTTAA
- a CDS encoding DNA topoisomerase IV subunit B yields MSDQNQYTEDNIRSLDWKEHIRMRPGMYIGKLGDGSSADDGIYILLKEVLDNCIDEFVMGAGKTIEVTIKDKTVTVRDYGRGIPLGKVIDVVSKMNTGGKYDSLAFKKSVGLNGVGTKAVNALSNYFRVESVRDEKQKAAEFSAGNLVLEEDIIDTTKRKGTKVTFIPDEAIFKNYKFRNEYVIKMLKNYCYLNAGLTIIYNGEKYFSDNGLKDLLDENIAEEDMVYPIIHLKGDDIELAITHSKSQYSEEYHSFVNGQNTTQGGTHLVAFREAIVKTIREFYNKGFDPSDVRKSIVSAISIKVMEPVFESQTKTKLGSTDMGSDPGMPSVRTFVNDFIKNKLDNYLHKNPETADLLLRKILQAERERKELSGIRKLAKDRAKKSNLHNKKLRDCRVHLPDIKNPRYLESTLFITEGDSASGSITKSRDVNTQAVFSLRGKPLNSYGMSKKIVYENEEFNLLQAALDIEDDMENLRYNNIVIATDADVDGMHIRLLLITFFLQFFPELIKEGHLYILQTPLFRVRNKKETIYCYSDDERKAAIEKLKPKPEITRFKGLGEISPDEFQFFIGEDIRLDPVMMDKNTSVEQLLSFYMGKNTPDRQEFIIKNLKVELDAIETV; encoded by the coding sequence ATGTCAGATCAAAATCAATATACCGAAGACAATATTCGTTCCCTCGATTGGAAAGAACACATCCGTATGCGTCCCGGTATGTACATTGGGAAATTAGGGGATGGATCTTCTGCGGACGATGGTATTTATATTCTTCTGAAAGAAGTTTTGGATAACTGTATCGATGAATTTGTAATGGGTGCTGGTAAAACGATTGAAGTAACCATTAAAGACAAGACCGTTACGGTTCGTGACTATGGACGAGGAATCCCACTTGGGAAAGTCATTGACGTAGTTTCTAAAATGAATACAGGTGGGAAGTACGATTCTTTGGCCTTTAAAAAATCGGTAGGGTTAAACGGAGTGGGTACTAAGGCAGTAAATGCTTTGTCTAATTATTTTCGCGTTGAATCCGTTCGAGATGAAAAACAAAAAGCAGCCGAATTTTCAGCGGGAAATTTGGTGCTGGAAGAAGATATTATTGATACTACAAAACGAAAAGGAACAAAGGTTACTTTTATTCCAGATGAAGCTATTTTTAAAAATTATAAATTCAGAAATGAATATGTAATTAAAATGCTAAAGAATTATTGTTACCTGAATGCGGGTTTAACAATAATCTATAATGGAGAAAAATACTTTTCTGATAATGGATTGAAAGATTTATTAGATGAAAATATTGCCGAAGAAGATATGGTTTACCCAATCATTCATTTGAAAGGGGATGATATCGAATTAGCAATTACACACAGTAAATCCCAGTACAGTGAGGAATACCATTCCTTTGTAAATGGACAAAATACAACACAAGGAGGAACACATTTAGTGGCGTTTAGAGAAGCAATCGTAAAAACCATTCGGGAATTCTACAACAAAGGATTTGATCCTTCGGATGTTAGAAAATCGATTGTGAGTGCGATAAGTATTAAGGTAATGGAACCTGTTTTTGAATCACAAACAAAAACCAAATTAGGTTCGACCGATATGGGTTCTGATCCTGGCATGCCTTCGGTTCGTACTTTTGTAAATGATTTTATCAAAAATAAATTAGATAATTATTTACACAAAAATCCAGAAACGGCCGACTTGCTTTTACGTAAAATTCTACAAGCGGAGAGAGAACGTAAAGAACTTTCAGGAATTAGAAAATTAGCCAAAGACAGAGCAAAGAAGTCCAATTTGCATAATAAAAAACTGCGTGATTGCCGCGTGCATTTACCAGATATAAAAAATCCACGATATTTAGAAAGTACACTGTTTATTACTGAGGGAGATTCCGCTTCTGGATCGATTACCAAGTCGCGTGATGTAAATACGCAAGCGGTATTTAGTTTGCGTGGTAAGCCATTGAACTCGTACGGAATGAGCAAAAAAATTGTTTATGAAAATGAAGAATTCAATTTGCTTCAAGCGGCCTTAGATATTGAAGATGATATGGAAAACTTGCGTTACAACAACATTGTAATTGCAACTGATGCCGATGTCGACGGAATGCACATTCGATTGTTATTGATCACTTTCTTTTTACAGTTTTTTCCTGAATTGATAAAAGAAGGGCATTTGTATATTTTACAAACCCCACTTTTTAGAGTTCGAAACAAGAAAGAAACTATTTACTGTTATTCTGATGACGAGAGAAAAGCAGCCATTGAAAAATTAAAACCAAAACCAGAAATCACCCGATTTAAGGGGTTGGGAGAGATTTCTCCAGATGAGTTTCAGTTTTTTATAGGGGAAGATATTCGATTGGACCCTGTAATGATGGACAAAAATACTTCAGTTGAGCAATTGCTGTCTTTCTATATGGGTAAAAACACTCCAGACCGACAAGAGTTTATCATAAAAAACTTGAAAGTGGAATTGGATGCAATTGAAACAGTTTAA